The DNA window ATCTGGGTGCAGGGCTGCCCGATCCGGTGCGCAGGCTGTTTCAACCCGGAGACGTGGCCGTTCGAAGGCGGCTCGGAGATGACCGTCGACGACCTGTTCGAGAGGGTGTCACGCGAGAATGATATAGAAGGCATTACATTTCTCGGCGGCGAGCCGTTCGCGCAGGCGGCCCCTCTCGCGGAACTGGCGGAACGGCTGCGCGAAAAAGGCCTCTCCGTCGTCACGTTCACGGGGTATACGCTCGAACGGATCCGCGCCGCGGGCGACGCCGCTTGGGACCGCCTGCTCGCGGCGACCGACCTGCTGATCGACGGGCCGTTTGTCGAGGCGCAGGCCGATCAGAGCCGTCCCTGGGTTGGATCGTCGAACAAGCGGTTCGTCTTCCTGACCGGGCGGTACCGCCATCTCGAGGCCGTTCTGAACCAGATTCCGAACGGCCTGGAGCTCCGGATCTCGCCGGTGGGCGGCGTCACCATCAACGGCATGGAGACCTCCGAGGCTCTCGAAGAGATCAGAAAGACCCTCGTCACTTCACGTCGTTAATCCACTTCGAAACGCGTTCCGGCGTGTTTTTGACATACTCGCCGAAGCGGTCCCAGTGGGTGGTGAACACGGTCCGCTTCATCGGCATCCCGCGCTCCATGAAATCTTCCTGCGTGATTTCGAGCGTTCCGCTCTTGAAGAAAACATAGGCGAACAGCCCGAACAGAACGGCGATGATCATCACCGGCTTGAAAAACGCATGCATGACCTCTCTCCTGCTGTCTCGAATCTCGACACAAGTATACCTCAACTCGCCAGGCGCCACGCTTCTCATTCAACAATCCGGCAGCAACGAATGAGCGACGGAGGCGCAGAGCAGCACGTGTCCTCAGCGGTTCCGCGCCTCAGCGGTGAATCATACGATTGCCAACGGAACAGAGCACAAAGAACTCAGTTCCTACTCCTCTCACAAGTATTGAGTCCTGCATATCAATAACCAGCTTCGTGTCCTCGTTCGTGCTGAGCTTGTCGAAGCACGAAAGCTCTCGCCCTTCGACAAGCTCAGGGCGAACGGCTGTATCATGTCAGGTCGCATAAAATATATTTCATACGCGATAGTTATCGCCTAACATATGAGACAAGCATTATTACTCCTCTCACAAGTAACACGACAATCACTTGCATGCTCGATACCGTTCGTGCTGAGCCTGTCGAAGCACAAATGCTCGCGCCCTTCGACAGGTTCAGGGCGAACGGGGGGATCATGTCGATGCGGATACAATATATATTTTACGTGATACTTGTCGCCCAACATATGAGACGCTGGTATTTCCCAGAGAAGCAGGAGGCTCTCTGTGATTCAGCGATTGCCAGGAAGGGATGTGCCTGCGACAAGGCAGGGCAAGGCGAGTCAAGACCCGAGTTTTCCGGAAATCCAGGCGAAGAGGTCGGCGCCGGCTGGGCCGGCGACCTGAGTTCCGGCCAGCAGGGCTTCGGCCTTGCGGACGCCGATGCACCAGAGGTCTTCCTCGGCAGCGGCTTTCTTACGCAGGAGATGAACCGCGAGAACCGTCGCAAGCACCTTCGCAGCATCGACACCCCCGGGAACGTTCAACTCGCGCGCCCATTTTTTCAGTTCGTCGAGCGATCGGCCGGCCAACTCAGCGAGGGCGTTTTCCAGAATGAACCAGCCTTCCGCCTGTTGCAGCATGAGAATATTTATTGATTTTATAGTATCAATAATTTCTTTTTGCGCTTCACCGCCGACAGGGAAGGAGGCGCGCCTGGCCTTTCGGGTTTTGCCGCCGGAATCCTCCGTCGCTTCGTCGAACGCGGCGGACATGTTTGCGCAGCAGGTGTCGACCATCGAATTCATGAGCGTGGCAGGCTGCACAAGGTAAGAACAGACGATGCCCTTCATGCCCGCGGCCATGCCGAATCCAGGGATTGCATGACCGCCATGCCAGCCGCTGGTGATCTGGACCGGCACGCGTCGCAGTTCCGTCTGTCCCGTGGCCCTGGCGTCGGCCGCGCGCTCCTCGACGGCGACGAAACTGGTGCCGCTGCAGAGAAGGCCGTATTCGCAGGAGATCTCGATCGCCTTTTTCAGCCACGATTCCTGAACACCGCGCTTCTGGCGTGAGCCGCCCCTGGGAACGTCATGCGTCTCTTCGAGCTCGAGAATGGCCTGACGCGCCCACCAGAGGGCGGCAATCCCGCCTTCTTCGGGCTTCGAGCGACGGATCTCGGCCGACCAGGCGACTTCACCGGTCTTCGTTTTTCCGCGCACCGTCACCCTGGTGCCGTCGGGCGGCGTCTGGCCCTTTTTGAAACGGGCGGCAACCAGCAGGGATTCGCCGGCGAACACGGCCGGCACATCGCGCGGCGCGGGTTCGGCCCCCGAAACGCCCCAGTCGATGACCAGATCGGTCGCGACCGGAGCCGCCACCCTCGCGAACTGGCGCAGAACCTTCGGTTCGATGCGCTCGCCGGGGTGGATGAACTCGGCAGCACCGCCGCCACGGCGGGCGATACCCCTGACCAGATACTCGCTGGAACCGGCCCCGATGCCGAACGCGAACACCCTGCACCGGTTGCGGAGACGGCCGGCCCAGGCAAGCACCTCGTCTTCGTTGCTGACCGCACCGTCGGTCATGACGAGAAGACTGAACGACTCGTTGCCGGTCATCTTCTCGATCTTCTTCAGCGCTTCCAAAATCTCCGTGCCGCCGAGATCGGCTTCGATGCCGCGAACCTGCTCGACAGCGGCGTCGAGACTGGCCTGGCTGAACACGACCGGCTCACCGGTCATCGGCCGGCAGTCGCTTCCGAAACGGACGATCTGGAACCGGTCACCCGGCTGGAGCGCCCGCAGACACAGCTCGACCGCCCGCCTGGCCTGAACGATCGATTCCCCGCACATGGAACCGGAACAGTCGACGAGAAAGACGGCCGTCTTCCGCTCCTGCGCCGCGACTGGCCGCCCTTCGGGAACGCACTCGACCAGGAGGTGCTCACGGCCGTTCCGTTCGGCGGCGAGCGCGCTCATGGCGAGGACCTGGGCGGTCTCGATCAGAATGACCAGGTCGCGATCGAGGGAGGTCGTCTGCTGGCCGAACGCGATGCGG is part of the Candidatus Ozemobacteraceae bacterium genome and encodes:
- a CDS encoding 4Fe-4S single cluster domain-containing protein, which encodes MKLRVHSFIGRTAVEGPGERACIWVQGCPIRCAGCFNPETWPFEGGSEMTVDDLFERVSRENDIEGITFLGGEPFAQAAPLAELAERLREKGLSVVTFTGYTLERIRAAGDAAWDRLLAATDLLIDGPFVEAQADQSRPWVGSSNKRFVFLTGRYRHLEAVLNQIPNGLELRISPVGGVTINGMETSEALEEIRKTLVTSRR
- a CDS encoding VIT domain-containing protein, encoding MTTHQQESDRGVIGKSGEAVPLIGCRLSGRLQGRVGEWCLTQRFRNIEKNAIEATYLFPLPEEAAVCGFSIRIGDRLIAGSVEEREKAFETYDEAMAEGDGAFLLDQERPNVFQVSVGNLLPGQEVQVELRFIQLAASEPRGVRVMIPTTITPRYAPGHLSAEALAEIERTTPPYAAKVPYGLSLDLEAVMPSAVKVVESPSHPLRAEIDGATARIAFGQQTTSLDRDLVILIETAQVLAMSALAAERNGREHLLVECVPEGRPVAAQERKTAVFLVDCSGSMCGESIVQARRAVELCLRALQPGDRFQIVRFGSDCRPMTGEPVVFSQASLDAAVEQVRGIEADLGGTEILEALKKIEKMTGNESFSLLVMTDGAVSNEDEVLAWAGRLRNRCRVFAFGIGAGSSEYLVRGIARRGGGAAEFIHPGERIEPKVLRQFARVAAPVATDLVIDWGVSGAEPAPRDVPAVFAGESLLVAARFKKGQTPPDGTRVTVRGKTKTGEVAWSAEIRRSKPEEGGIAALWWARQAILELEETHDVPRGGSRQKRGVQESWLKKAIEISCEYGLLCSGTSFVAVEERAADARATGQTELRRVPVQITSGWHGGHAIPGFGMAAGMKGIVCSYLVQPATLMNSMVDTCCANMSAAFDEATEDSGGKTRKARRASFPVGGEAQKEIIDTIKSINILMLQQAEGWFILENALAELAGRSLDELKKWARELNVPGGVDAAKVLATVLAVHLLRKKAAAEEDLWCIGVRKAEALLAGTQVAGPAGADLFAWISGKLGS